The sequence below is a genomic window from Gouania willdenowi chromosome 12, fGouWil2.1, whole genome shotgun sequence.
CGACAAAAActttcatcacgacaatgacgtcattgatcggatcggcaatttaagacattacagccgatcacatgaATTGCAAAATATCGGCCGCTCCAATCGCTGTGAAGCCTACAAATAACATTTGAGTCTTTTCTTATAACATTTCCATgtcaaaaatcacatttaaatggtttctttCATGTGTGGAATCTCATGTGTCGCTTAAGATTGGCCTTTTGATTataacatttactacaaacattacatttaaatggtttctctcctgtgtggattctcatgtgtgactgcaagtgagattttgaaataaaacattttctacaaacatcacatttaaatggtttctctcctgtgtggattctcatgtgtcgcTTAAGGTTAACGtttccattaaaacatttactacaaataccacatttaaatggtttctctcctgtgtggattctcatatGTAAATTAAGGTCAGACTTccgaaaaaaacatttactacaaacgtcacatttaaatggtttctctccagtgtgggATCTCATGTGTCGCTTCAGGATGACCTTCACGTTAAAACATTTAcagcaaacatcacatttaaatggtttctctcctgtgtggattctcatgtgtttctTAAGGTCaaacttttgaataaaacatttacaacaaacatcacatttaaatggtttctctcctgtgtggattctcatgtgtcgcTTAAGGTTAACGtttccattaaaacatttactacaaatatcacatttaaatggtttctctcctgtgtggattctcatgtgtcgcTTAAGGTTAACGtttccattaaaacatttactacaaatatcacatttaaatggtttctctcctgtgtggattctttTGTGCGATTGAAGGTGATGCTTtcgaataaaacatttactacaaacatcacatctaaatggtttctctcctgtgtggaatCTCATGTGTAAATTCAAGTCAGCCTTacgaataaaacatttactacaaacatcacatttaaatggtttctctcctgtgtgaattctccTGTGTCGCTTAAGGTTAAAGTTCCCgttaaaacatttcctacaaacatcacatttaaatggtttatctcctgtgtggattcttaGTGTTGAAGCTGAACTGAGTGATGCTTTCTCACCACCCACACATTCAGATCTCATTTTTACCTGAACATTCTTCTTtgaataaatctgttgaaatgaattaatctgtgttttagaagctttacatcccatttcagcatttttacttgagtcggacatctttctatttttccTGGTGGAGTCACAGTCAGCTTCAGTTTCAGTCTCTGACAAAGGTTTCTGCCAAtagtcttcatcatcatcatcactactATGTTCAGTCTGAGACGAGTCTGTTTCcgttccatcaggaccttgtaGTACTAAACTGCTTGGATCTGGGTTCTGGGCTGTTTCTGGTCCTTTGCTGTTAATTCCCACACTTTGTCTTGTcaataattcatttaaactgtaggttgaaggttcctccttcatgttcatttctgttagttgtctccagtgtagctgggaggcctgaggcttctcctcttcatcttcacatttaacaggacaagcagcactgtttgtctcctgctgcacacaaagcagcttttcctcctgaccttcactgaacatctctggttcctcctttatgtggagatgctctgggagcagctgctccacattcttcctctcactgaaaacacaatcagtgACTGACGGCTGCTGGAGCTGTAATCTGTGCAGATGAACTTTGGGCATGAAAGCATCCATCTtaaatgtttctgtttcatcTGTATTTGGAACAGATTGGGAACAGAATAGTCTACTGGTGTTATGGTGGAGACTGTTGTCAGGAaggatcattttcatttcaccaTCCACTGGAACATCTTGCACTCCATGTTCAGTCTTGATGGTTCGTAACGGAGTGAATGTGTTTACTGATGTCCCTGCTGTCCTCTGATGGGACCAATATTGATTTCGTTCAAAGACAACATTTCTCTGTGGACTGCAGTgatctttaaaggcttgaagaACATCCTCCATTGTCAGCTCATCTCCCTCACCTCTAACCGTCAGTGTGTTGAACACTTCCAGTGCATCCTCTCCGATGGTGTGGAGTAAAATGTCAATCTTTCCTTGTTCATCTTTCTCCCCTGAGGCCGCTATATACCGCCGAAAGCTTTGTTCCCAGCTGCACCAGTTGTCAGCAGGGTTAGCGGTGAGAGACAGTGGTGACGGTGCTTTGAACTGCTCCATTTCCTCCACTTTTTCACCTCTTTACTTTTCTATCCTGTAGCGTCTCGGCGgtgctagctcctctgctagctcggttagcattctgctccagcctctctctgtgtctgtAACTCCGTCTTCTGACACCGTGTTGTGCTCTGTTACTTTCCACTGGAGCTTTAAGGCGCTATTATAGTGTGACCTGACTCCGTCTGTAGGATGGATATTAATAACATTCACTATTAGACTCACAGAGACATTTGTTATTGTCCCGCCgctctttcttcttctgctgctctaATTCagcggttcttcttcttcttcttcttcttcttgttttattgCGGTTGACATCCAGCTTAATGGAGCACTACCGCCACCTTCTGCTCCGGAGTGTGTGTCAGACAGCAAGGCCTACatccaatcacacacacactcattcactGGTGCTACCAGAAACCccctaaagggttaaaatattaaaaagtgaaattaattatttaataacaaTATCATGTGCTCGTTGCTAatctggatgtttttttttcctatgtCTGAATTTATTACCAATGAAATTTTGTTATTGAAgcatttatttctatttcatatttcgtgagatgtctcactataggATGCAACCTCtatctgcattcctcagaagcatttatttcaatctgccaatcctgattggccggtgaagcgcgTCGGTCCGCTCggggatttggaggtgctgatcctcatcccggccgcttcacactcggctgcaaaccgccccagtacacgctgaaggtcctgatttgaggaagtcaacagaacaacatcatctgcaaacagcggagatgaaatcctgaggttcccaaatcggaccccctccggtccctggctgcacctagaaattctgtccataaaagtaatgaacagaaccggcgacaaagggcagccctggcggagaccaacatgcactgggaacaggtctgacttactgccggcaatgtgaaccaggctcctgctgcggtcatacagggaacggacagcccttagcaaaggaccccggaccccatactcccgcagcaccccccacagggcaccatGAGGGACACGGTCGAaacgccttctccagatccacaaagcacatgtcGACTGATTGAGCAAACTCCCACAAACCCTCGAGCACCCAATGAAGGGTAAagagctggtccagtgtgctgcgaccgggacgaaaaccgcattgttcctcctgaatccgaggttcgactATCGCCCGGATCCTGAGGCGCCGAACGGtttgccagaatctcttcgaggcCGACCGATAGTCCTCCTCCATGGCTTCTCCGAACTCCTCCCAGACCCGAGTTTTTGCCTCTGCGACCGCGCGGGCTGCAGCACGCTTGGCCTGCCGGTACCTCTCAGCTGCCTCCCGAGTCCTACCAGCCAAAAAGGCCAGGTAcgtctccttcttcagcttgacggcatcccttacTTCCGGGCGCCACCACCGGGTTCGGGGATTGCCGCCGCGACAGGCACCAGAGACTTTACGGCCACAGCTGCGAATGGCTGCATCGAcgatggaggaggagaacatggtcCACTCGGACTCCATGTCTCCCACCTCCCTCGGGATCTGGTTGAAGCTCATCTGGAGGTGGGAGTTAAAGACCCCACTGACAGAGGGATCCACCAGACGTTCCCAACAGACCCTCACCACACGTTTGTgcctgccaggtctgaccggCTTCCTCTCCTGCCAACGGATccagctcaccaccaggtggtgatcagttgacagctcagcccctctcttcacccgagtgtccaagacacgCGGCTGGAAATCAGGTGATGCAACTACAAAGTCGATCATCGACCTCTGGCCTAGAGTGTCCTGGTGCCATGTGCACTTATGGACACCCTTGTGCTCGAACATGGTGTTCGTTATGGACAAACTGTAactagcacagaagtccaataacAAAACACCACTCGGGTTCAGATCGAGGAGGCCGTTCTTCCCAATCACCCctgtccaggtctcactgtcacGGCCCACGTGGGCATTGAAGTCCCCCAGTAGAACAATGGAGTCCCAAGTCGGGACACTGTCTAGTACCCTTCCCAGGGACTCCAAGAAGGCCGGGTACTCTGCGCCGATGTTGGGCCCGTAGGCCGAAACAACGGTGAGAGACCTGTCCCCAACCCGAAGGCGTAGGTTTGCGACCCTCTCGTTCactggggtaaactccaacatGTGTCGGCTGAGCTGAGGGGCAATAAGGAAGCCCACCCCAGCCCGCCGCCTCTTCCCAGCGGGCAACGCCAGAGAAGTGGAGCGTCCAGCCTCTCTCCAGGAGTTGGGATCCAGAGCCCAACTATATCTAGCCGGTACCTCTCAACCTCccgcacaagctcaggctccttcccccccAGTGAGGTGACGTTCCATGTCCCAACAGCCAGAAGCTgtggacaataaaaacacacagaaaaactcaaaaacaaagacaaaatgattaaaaaaaataaataaaaatacacaaaatgacaacaaatacacaaaaacaaacgggctccataaaaacatacaattacaataaaaacacacaatatgactaacaaaaaagacacacaaaatgcctacgaaattacatgaaaatacacaaaagtactccgaaacacacaaaaaagcacacacactgctgtttcttgtgttaatgctcagattggtcattattctaatgctgacatgaatgttgatcatgtgaccctcagatgaGATACAAGTTTTGTGGCAgcgctgtgataaaagctggTCATCTCTGTGTTAGATCTTATTCATTCTTACTGgttaaagttaaaggcactttttatctgctgcgtatgattgagagggagatttttggtaatgttgttgttgatgattttaaatgttttgtcgCCGACTTTATTGTtcgtattgattttaagctgttgtctgttgcactttttgaacatgtaaagcacattgagttgccttctGTATGAAATGCAttctacaaatacatttgacgtGCTTTTCTGAGGAAGACATTTTCCCACAGATTGGTGAGGtcaaacactaataataattataagtCATAAAGTGTGAGCAGTAAACCACTGGACCCATGTTGAGTTTGCTCGCTGTTTTCAAATAGATCCCAAGATGTCTACTAGTTTATAATTAGTTCACTAACCAATATTCACTATGAAAAATTAAATGCAGATTCAAGAAATATCTGCTTTTGTGCAATCTGGAAAAACAAACTCATGAACTGCAGaagtgtaaattatttaaaaaagagcaAACTTATTTAATGTAACACAGTCGAGGCTTTAATATTTAAAGGTAAAACAAGTAACACAAAATGTTTACAATCATACTTATAAAAggtaaacaattacacaaaataaatcaactgtaaaaacaaaactgCCCAACTCTAAAACTTCTACCAATATCTGTTATGTTAACTTACTGAAAAGACTAACTTACAAAACTAACTTCACTTCAAACTTCAACTTTACTTaaacaaagctaaaaaaaacaaaacaatgaatatGTAGTAAGAAAATATTTCCTACACACACAACTAAGCTTTACAAGGTCATGATCTTTGAGCCAATCACTGAACAGTGAGTTTTAAAAACCGATCATAtaaattcaggttgtttttttagttaccGACCAAATTCCTTCGGTACGACCTCATACAGATTCACAGAAAATCAAACTGTACCATTTTTCGGGACCAaaacgcagccttgtgactgtgagggagtggaagagttttattatttccaacaGGACCTGAACATcacatttgttgtcagagtgtgtgtgggtgtggctctTTAACTGCGAAATAATGTGCTGGTCGCTCGACCAGTGTGCGGAGTGAGGGAGTGTGAGACCAGAGCAGATGGATTAAAAGCTGTGTCGTTTttagtgattggcaaaataaacgttgcagtTGCTGAATTAAACTGGAGTCCCATGTCATaatcaatgactgctgtgaagcaactacagagagttggagatgaagctgtggaggcaAACCACACTAGAACTACGTACAGGAAAAcctcagcattagcattatgagCAAAGACATATTTCCTGACAATGGCATCACAAAACCTGCTGTTGTCTATAGTTCGTATTCAGAGTTGCACAGCGGAGGCGGGGCTCACACAGACACGCGCTTCTATGTCCACCATCACCCTAAACCCGACAAAAGTCTCCGGTATGAAAGCAAAAGTAAACAGGAGCAAATCGCTCCACTCTTTTAACATGCTcaggctgaataaacaaaacatgcacgcgctcacatacaaacacaacCAGACACTAAAAGCAGACGCTGTCCCCGCATTCAGAGCCTCAGACTGTGGAAAAAGTCCCGCGCTCAGCCGCTCCGCTCCAACCGAGACATTTTTGCCGTTTGCACATAAGTTTTCATCGTTATGCACAACTgaaagtgaaataaagccgtgtcatGTACAGCAAACAACTATTTGGTATAAACAAGATGATGAAAGAATGCAACAAGATTAGCATCGACaaaaagtttcatcacgacaatgacgtcattgatcgaaTCGGCAatttaagacattacagccgatcacatgaATACAAATAACATTTAAACGTCTTTTCTTATAACATTTCCATgtcaaaaatcacatttaaatggtttctctcgtGTGGAATCTCATGTGTCGCTTAAGATTGGCCTTTTGATTataacatttactacaaacattacatttaaatggtttctctcctgtgtggattctcatgtgtgactgcaaGTGAGATTTtcgaataaaacattttctacaaacatcacatttaaatggtttatctcctgtgtggattctcatatGTAAATTAAGGTCAGACTTccgaaaaaaacatttactacaaacgtCACAttgaaatggtttctctccagtgtgggATCTCATGTGTCGCTTGAGGATGACCTTCTCggtaaaacatttacaacaaacatcacatttaaatggtttctctccagtgtggattctcatgtgtttctTAAGGTcagacttttgaataaaacatttactacaaacatcacatttaaatggtttctctcctgtgtggattctcatgtgtcgcTTAAGGTTAACGTTTCCATTAAAGCATTTActacaaatatcacatttaaatggtttctctcctgtgtggattctttTGTGTGACTGAAGGTGATGcttctgaataaaacatttactacaaacatcacatttaaatggtttctctcctgtgtggattctcatgtgtcgcTTAAGGATGACCTTCacgttaaaacatttactacaaacatcacatttaaatggtttctctcctgtgtggaatCTCCTGTGTGACTGAAGGTGATGcttctgaataaaacatttactacaaacatcacatttaaatggtttctctcctgtgtggaatCTCATGTGTAAATTCAAGTCAGCCTTacgaataaaacatttactacaaacgtcacatttaaatggtttatctcctgtgtgg
It includes:
- the LOC114472885 gene encoding zinc finger protein 501-like, producing MNMKEEPSTYSLNELLTRQSVGINSKGPETAQNPDPSSLVLQGPDGTETDSSQTEHSSDDDDEDYWQKPLSETETEADCDSTRKNRKMSDSSKNAEMGCKASKTQINSFQQIYSKKNVQVKMRSECVGGEKASLSSASTLRIHTGDKPFKCDVCRKCFNGNFNLKRHRRIHTGEKPFKCDVCSKCFIRKADLNLHMRFHTGEKPFRCDVCSKCFIRKHHLQSHKRIHTGEKPFKCDICSKCFNGNVNLKRHMRIHTGEKPFKCDICSKCFNGNVNLKRHMRIHTGEKPFKCDVCCKCFIQKFDLKKHMRIHTGEKPFKCDVCCKCFNVKVILKRHMRSHTGEKPFKCDVCSKCFFRKSDLNLHMRIHTGEKPFKCDVCRKCFISKSHLQSHMRIHTGEKPFKCNVCSKCYNQKANLKRHMRFHT